In Caldisphaera lagunensis DSM 15908, a single genomic region encodes these proteins:
- a CDS encoding pelota family protein: MKIEVEKNKEQIKIIPESEEDLWNLMLILKKGDYIYTKVFRDVSMKNSKRKERKPIDIKLKLENAEFQPLTGKLRIFGTIEEGPEQFGVKGRHQSGYISLGQEIIIERKEWDEKTLNKLKSSGPKGKALIIALDYDEYAISLITSLGVYNLESSSFYFSGKEDPNRENEIESALNDLVNRIIGYLSKERANVLIIAGPGNLKEILYDKIKKIVNNIKIIIDNVSNGGIAGINEVLRRDTIIEVLKEFSSIKAQEIVNEFMMLAAKDKEMIAYTLNEVYNVSKLGAISKLVILDKLIYSIDDKERTMAQEIIENAEKYRADVVIATEDSLVSPTLSNLGGVIAILRYKLPKKNY, translated from the coding sequence ATGAAAATAGAAGTAGAAAAGAATAAAGAACAAATAAAGATAATACCGGAAAGCGAAGAAGATCTATGGAATTTAATGCTTATATTAAAAAAAGGAGATTATATATACACAAAGGTTTTCAGAGACGTTTCTATGAAAAATTCAAAAAGAAAAGAGAGAAAGCCAATAGATATAAAGCTGAAATTAGAAAACGCAGAATTTCAACCACTTACTGGTAAACTAAGAATTTTTGGAACAATAGAAGAGGGACCAGAGCAATTTGGAGTAAAAGGAAGACATCAATCAGGGTATATATCATTAGGACAAGAAATTATTATTGAAAGAAAAGAATGGGATGAGAAAACACTAAATAAATTAAAGTCTAGTGGACCCAAGGGAAAGGCATTGATTATTGCCCTTGATTATGACGAATATGCAATTTCTTTAATTACATCATTGGGTGTATATAATTTAGAAAGCAGCAGTTTCTACTTTAGTGGAAAAGAAGATCCAAATAGAGAAAATGAAATAGAATCTGCATTAAACGATTTGGTAAATAGAATTATAGGTTATTTATCAAAAGAAAGAGCAAATGTTTTAATAATTGCTGGCCCTGGTAATTTAAAGGAAATTTTATATGATAAAATTAAAAAAATTGTAAATAACATAAAAATCATAATAGATAATGTCTCAAATGGAGGTATCGCTGGAATAAATGAAGTTTTGAGAAGAGATACGATTATTGAAGTATTAAAAGAGTTTTCATCAATTAAAGCCCAGGAAATTGTTAACGAATTCATGATGTTAGCAGCTAAAGATAAGGAAATGATAGCATACACTTTGAATGAAGTCTACAACGTATCAAAATTAGGCGCTATTAGTAAATTGGTTATATTAGATAAGCTAATTTATAGCATAGATGATAAAGAAAGAACAATGGCTCAAGAAATTATTGAAAATGCTGAAAAATACAGGGCTGATGTTGTAATTGCTACAGAAGATTCATTGGTAAGCCCAACATTATCTAATTTAGGAGGGGTAATAGCAATTTTAAGGTATAAATTACCTAAAAAGAATTATTAA
- a CDS encoding V-type ATP synthase subunit D, whose amino-acid sequence MSVDPRKTLPTKINLIRLKRDYAMIKRVRRIMEEKREVLLHYIRSTAEDYNKYQNEVFKNITDLFTMYYRGVASEGLSKVDLYASSIPESFTIKTGLRVLYSVRTPTFTPIMDTIAIPSLPPGSSPDLTISYIKLKELLPSILNLAMYEETILRLIDELKETQRLINALDYVILPSYLRTIKYINAVLDERMREDFVRLKILKRKRVEQEEKAKVVMEQQSPR is encoded by the coding sequence TTGAGCGTAGATCCACGTAAAACTTTGCCAACAAAAATTAACTTAATTAGATTAAAAAGAGATTATGCTATGATTAAAAGAGTTAGAAGAATAATGGAAGAAAAAAGAGAAGTACTGCTCCATTACATAAGAAGCACTGCCGAAGATTATAATAAATATCAAAACGAAGTATTTAAGAACATTACAGATTTGTTTACAATGTATTATAGAGGAGTTGCAAGTGAAGGTTTATCAAAAGTTGACCTTTATGCCTCATCAATTCCCGAGAGCTTTACAATAAAAACTGGTTTAAGAGTATTATATTCAGTAAGAACTCCCACATTTACTCCAATTATGGATACAATTGCAATACCATCATTACCGCCTGGAAGTTCTCCTGATTTAACAATATCATATATAAAGTTGAAGGAATTATTACCATCAATTCTTAACTTAGCTATGTATGAGGAAACAATATTAAGGCTTATTGATGAGCTTAAAGAAACCCAAAGATTAATAAATGCTTTAGATTATGTTATATTACCTAGCTATTTAAGAACCATAAAGTATATAAATGCAGTATTGGATGAGCGCATGAGAGAAGACTTTGTTAGGTTAAAGATCTTAAAAAGAAAACGCGTTGAACAAGAAGAAAAAGCTAAGGTTGTTATGGAACAACAATCCCCACGATGA
- a CDS encoding DEAD/DEAH box helicase, translating into MIITIATIIIIIGIISYILYYNSKKILFQNKKIPKKFLKKIYINTIEWYITTSKNYFSNYAKLILENKEDLDVIRLSKLIRRLNDCPKDSENLSLYLPKLGLYEDVIMLSSKGCSVSSESLLESRNALVALGISKWEKEASIKLGKEPILSKKADIISLYCSKDKISAYVDGLEIDIPPKGSEWRIMDPKESLELLLSSLKPSKIMYWGDCETKFDNYNAINVKNLYSIAFPDSETSIVSAYYHLMIPFSTSLAKAVYTIALLSKKIIELVNVDWKNMPDDVKYAETLPDVQLPKNEESYVIISDKPRLIYPIWKPYTIKPLPLNGNKWDYAARISMAILKERHGDITKAALIRRGIELDKSLPYLIVGNIIKNNEQLKDGYQVEPWDLDCVEKINKAKLDCIGSNEDCLFMHGLTIWEKELINIGASIPCKNSLTSNDPRGIEINDSINIKFNELFTESFIPYEISKSLNINGPTKTKVKVISYSSDIKDPVKASEAALKLLGYEGKRLIITPNNALAKNISNIIDGVYIENPNDMDYWFNGNKVGVISYEKNLFLPETSFVASNVVLVFPERMINNLNKTIKNIGNYDFYIYRTLELSSKYGSKAISRALSLHENREFIELVEPKEDVFIKNEINYNYLLDEVNSYFNKLWKSKPRPYQQLSISSFFKMLEKGNPTVEIVILPTGAGKSAIFQIISKVLQDSGFGGSAIIVSPLKALIHDQVENAKAKGFKTLYIDSSIPLSKRIDAIKSTKAGFLDFLYITPERFGTELIDDIFENGSPSLIVLDEAHTLSKWGFSFRPSYLYMATKLQKIRKNGYPPIIALTATAPKDVINDILESLGYNPNDAETHHISLKNEETLNIDYNGKPLVLIAPTIRDELKFDVIAVPDSGEERLKILAENVRNLEEWADKFNKPWLGLIFAPYVESKNAWWFNAENLSKWLSDELNEEVLFYHGKLNEHKRREIEKQLMELSKNSNGPRISVVTKAFGMGIDIPNIRWIIHSMPSESIEDFYQESGRAGRDGNEAKIITLFNPNDILRRKALAQRSSIKASELLKIYNKILAYRSFFSEKSGKVEIIPVPLDVLSKDEWASVRYLDVLRNAGVLDYSLIKGPIKAYQANKKEIEMIYGWCIPFEKDYCLTKGGLEKINNELKPIDVSTALCQVNNIKYQAFIALNKNLNISKEYCNNSFSSDYNKNLIALISLSPGEKRQTKFLDEDIFNEVLRFSKREIQKIEDMQKIIEEAIAIRSRNGQNSVDPFIKKKVEEYLTKDMEKFNYKKIKDLGNVIECTPLKDCANKIAQTIVDMENTFGKGNVTIAVNSIESLEEVEKEYRKITGITPKFSNEAYRKILTYINKGKEEKIMDFGYIVVIAKKNSRNEIMEDFLKKYKYAVSYFYKF; encoded by the coding sequence ATGATCATTACTATAGCAACTATAATTATAATAATTGGAATAATTTCATATATATTATATTATAATTCTAAAAAAATTTTATTCCAAAATAAAAAAATTCCAAAAAAATTTTTAAAAAAGATATACATTAATACAATAGAATGGTATATAACTACATCAAAAAACTATTTTTCAAACTATGCCAAATTAATTTTAGAAAATAAAGAGGATCTTGATGTAATCAGATTGAGTAAGTTAATAAGAAGATTAAACGATTGCCCAAAAGATTCAGAAAACTTATCATTATATTTACCTAAACTTGGGTTATATGAAGATGTTATAATGCTATCATCAAAAGGATGCAGCGTTTCATCGGAATCATTGTTAGAATCAAGAAATGCCCTCGTTGCATTAGGTATATCCAAATGGGAAAAAGAAGCATCTATAAAGCTCGGTAAAGAACCCATTTTATCAAAAAAAGCAGATATTATATCATTATATTGTTCTAAGGATAAAATATCAGCTTATGTTGATGGTTTAGAAATTGATATACCTCCTAAGGGATCTGAATGGAGAATAATGGACCCTAAAGAAAGCTTAGAACTTTTATTATCCTCATTAAAACCATCGAAAATCATGTATTGGGGGGATTGCGAAACAAAGTTTGATAATTATAATGCTATAAATGTAAAAAATCTTTATTCTATAGCCTTTCCTGATTCTGAAACATCAATAGTATCTGCATATTATCATTTAATGATACCATTTTCAACCAGTTTAGCAAAAGCTGTTTATACAATAGCGTTGTTATCAAAGAAAATAATTGAACTCGTTAATGTAGATTGGAAAAATATGCCTGATGATGTAAAATATGCAGAAACATTGCCAGATGTACAATTACCAAAAAATGAGGAAAGTTATGTTATAATATCGGATAAACCTAGACTAATTTATCCAATTTGGAAACCTTATACAATAAAGCCATTACCATTAAATGGAAATAAATGGGATTACGCAGCAAGGATATCTATGGCAATTTTAAAAGAAAGACATGGAGATATAACAAAAGCAGCGTTAATAAGGAGAGGTATTGAACTTGATAAATCATTACCATATCTAATTGTAGGTAATATAATTAAAAATAATGAGCAACTAAAAGATGGTTATCAAGTAGAACCTTGGGATTTAGATTGCGTAGAAAAAATTAACAAGGCAAAATTAGATTGCATTGGAAGCAATGAAGATTGTCTATTTATGCATGGTCTAACTATATGGGAAAAAGAATTAATAAATATAGGAGCATCGATTCCTTGTAAAAATAGCCTAACATCAAATGATCCTAGAGGAATAGAAATAAATGATTCAATTAATATTAAATTTAATGAATTATTTACAGAAAGTTTTATTCCTTATGAAATATCAAAGTCTCTTAATATAAATGGACCTACAAAAACTAAAGTAAAGGTGATCTCATATTCTTCAGATATAAAGGATCCAGTAAAAGCGTCTGAAGCTGCTTTAAAACTTCTTGGATATGAAGGAAAAAGATTAATTATTACACCAAACAATGCTTTAGCCAAAAACATAAGTAATATAATAGATGGTGTTTATATTGAAAACCCCAATGATATGGATTATTGGTTTAATGGAAATAAGGTTGGAGTAATCTCATATGAAAAGAACTTATTTTTACCTGAGACTTCATTTGTTGCAAGCAATGTTGTATTAGTATTTCCAGAAAGGATGATAAACAATTTAAATAAAACAATAAAAAATATTGGAAATTATGATTTTTATATTTATAGAACACTAGAGCTTTCATCAAAATATGGATCTAAAGCTATATCAAGAGCTCTTTCCTTGCATGAAAATAGAGAATTTATTGAATTGGTCGAACCTAAGGAAGATGTATTCATTAAAAATGAAATAAATTATAATTACTTATTAGATGAGGTAAATTCTTATTTCAATAAGTTATGGAAATCAAAACCAAGACCATATCAACAATTAAGCATATCATCATTTTTCAAAATGCTTGAAAAAGGAAACCCAACAGTTGAAATCGTAATTTTGCCTACTGGAGCAGGAAAAAGTGCTATATTCCAAATCATATCTAAAGTTCTTCAGGATTCCGGCTTTGGAGGATCGGCAATAATTGTTTCACCTCTTAAAGCATTGATACATGATCAAGTTGAAAATGCAAAGGCTAAGGGATTCAAAACGTTATATATAGATTCTAGCATACCATTGAGCAAAAGAATTGATGCAATCAAGTCTACCAAGGCTGGTTTCTTAGATTTCCTTTATATAACTCCAGAAAGGTTTGGAACAGAATTAATAGATGATATATTTGAAAATGGTTCACCATCTTTAATTGTATTGGATGAAGCGCATACATTATCAAAATGGGGTTTTAGCTTTAGACCAAGTTATTTATATATGGCAACAAAACTACAAAAAATTAGAAAAAATGGATATCCGCCTATAATAGCTTTAACAGCAACCGCACCGAAGGATGTAATAAATGATATTTTAGAAAGTTTAGGTTATAATCCTAATGATGCAGAAACTCATCATATATCTTTAAAAAATGAAGAAACACTAAATATAGATTACAATGGTAAACCTTTGGTTTTAATCGCCCCAACTATAAGAGATGAGCTTAAGTTCGATGTTATTGCAGTTCCAGATAGTGGAGAAGAAAGATTAAAGATTTTAGCAGAAAATGTAAGAAATCTAGAAGAATGGGCTGATAAATTTAACAAACCATGGTTAGGTTTAATTTTTGCTCCATATGTTGAAAGCAAAAATGCTTGGTGGTTTAATGCTGAGAATTTGTCAAAATGGTTATCTGATGAGCTTAATGAGGAAGTTCTATTCTATCATGGAAAATTAAATGAACATAAAAGAAGAGAAATAGAAAAACAATTAATGGAATTATCAAAAAATAGTAACGGACCGAGGATTTCTGTAGTTACAAAGGCTTTTGGTATGGGTATTGATATACCAAATATTAGATGGATAATACATAGCATGCCTAGCGAAAGCATAGAGGATTTCTATCAAGAGTCAGGGAGAGCTGGTAGAGATGGTAATGAAGCCAAGATAATAACTCTTTTTAATCCTAATGATATATTGAGAAGGAAAGCTCTTGCACAAAGATCTTCCATAAAAGCTAGTGAACTTCTGAAAATTTACAATAAAATACTTGCTTATAGATCGTTTTTCTCTGAAAAATCAGGAAAGGTAGAAATAATACCTGTTCCTTTAGATGTATTAAGTAAAGATGAATGGGCTTCTGTAAGATATTTAGATGTTTTAAGGAATGCAGGAGTATTAGATTATTCATTAATTAAAGGTCCAATAAAAGCGTATCAGGCTAACAAAAAAGAGATAGAAATGATATATGGTTGGTGTATACCTTTTGAAAAAGATTATTGTTTAACAAAAGGAGGCCTTGAAAAGATAAATAATGAGTTAAAACCTATAGATGTTTCTACAGCATTGTGCCAAGTTAACAATATTAAATACCAAGCATTTATAGCATTAAATAAAAACCTTAACATATCAAAAGAATATTGCAATAATTCGTTTTCATCTGATTACAACAAGAATTTAATAGCATTAATATCATTATCTCCTGGAGAGAAAAGGCAAACAAAATTCTTAGATGAAGATATATTTAATGAGGTTTTAAGATTTTCAAAGAGAGAAATTCAGAAAATTGAAGATATGCAAAAGATAATAGAAGAGGCAATAGCTATTAGATCAAGAAATGGACAAAATAGCGTTGACCCATTTATTAAGAAAAAAGTTGAAGAATACCTTACAAAGGATATGGAAAAATTCAATTATAAAAAAATTAAAGATCTAGGAAATGTAATAGAATGCACTCCACTAAAAGATTGTGCTAACAAAATAGCTCAAACCATAGTTGATATGGAAAATACATTTGGTAAAGGAAATGTTACAATTGCAGTTAATTCTATAGAATCTCTAGAAGAGGTTGAAAAAGAGTATAGAAAAATAACGGGAATAACTCCTAAATTCTCAAATGAGGCCTATAGAAAAATTTTAACTTATATAAACAAAGGAAAAGAGGAAAAAATTATGGACTTTGGTTATATAGTTGTTATTGCTAAGAAAAATAGCAGAAATGAAATTATGGAAGATTTCTTAAAGAAATATAAATATGCAGTTTCTTATTTTTACAAATTTTAA
- a CDS encoding transcription initiation factor IIB — protein sequence MKCPRCSSDNLVTTIDGKLVCQNCGLVVDENLLADRPEWRSYNEKGIQNTKGVERASQPETLLRHDKGSGALVFTPPKSRNLLKSFNSRRISMRHATSRSEMPQIAMFSLANKLSEYFNLPRSASQTLGLILHEYIEKNGGSVGKYKEAIIAAAFAKVVELYNLNISQSEIEEFMEIDSNKLWEGKKKLNDLGILSKYRFIESENMGYTDSKDRMLTRVVTYINRIVSSLNLNQTIIEQSISFVKESLSSGKTLYGKKPEAIAAATVYLISRLNGHDISQKEIAETVSIKESTVRKLYKFLITNMSIVVYV from the coding sequence TTGAAATGCCCAAGATGTAGTTCTGATAATTTAGTAACAACTATTGATGGTAAATTGGTTTGTCAAAATTGTGGTTTAGTTGTAGATGAAAATTTATTAGCTGATAGACCAGAGTGGAGATCATATAATGAAAAAGGAATTCAGAACACAAAAGGTGTAGAAAGAGCTTCTCAGCCAGAAACCCTGTTAAGACATGATAAAGGAAGTGGTGCTTTAGTATTTACACCCCCTAAATCCAGAAATCTTTTAAAATCGTTTAATAGTAGAAGAATAAGCATGAGACATGCAACTTCTAGATCAGAAATGCCTCAAATAGCTATGTTCTCTTTAGCAAATAAACTTAGCGAATATTTTAATTTACCCAGGAGCGCTTCTCAAACACTTGGATTGATTCTTCACGAATATATAGAAAAGAATGGGGGGTCCGTTGGTAAGTATAAAGAAGCGATAATTGCTGCTGCATTTGCTAAAGTTGTTGAACTATATAATCTAAACATATCTCAATCTGAAATCGAAGAGTTCATGGAAATAGATAGTAATAAATTATGGGAAGGTAAGAAGAAACTCAACGATTTAGGCATTTTATCCAAATATAGATTTATAGAAAGCGAAAATATGGGTTATACTGATAGCAAAGATAGAATGTTAACTAGAGTTGTTACGTATATAAATAGAATAGTATCTTCATTAAATTTAAACCAGACAATCATAGAACAATCAATAAGCTTTGTAAAAGAATCTTTGTCATCTGGTAAAACACTTTATGGTAAAAAGCCAGAGGCAATTGCTGCAGCAACAGTATATTTAATATCAAGATTAAATGGTCACGATATTAGTCAAAAAGAGATAGCTGAAACTGTTTCAATAAAGGAATCAACTGTAAGGAAGCTTTACAAATTCTTAATCACAAACATGTCAATAGTCGTTTATGTTTAA
- a CDS encoding H/ACA ribonucleoprotein complex subunit GAR1 — protein sequence MPVPPNKRKLEILGKPKNKVLNYIIVSIDNKNTKIKLNSNVYDSKFNLVGKIFDIIGNVEKPYAVIKPLSENINLNDIYFVEIKRFGNRHYKR from the coding sequence TTGCCGGTTCCGCCTAACAAAAGAAAGCTAGAAATACTTGGAAAACCTAAAAATAAGGTGCTAAATTACATTATAGTAAGCATAGATAATAAAAATACTAAAATAAAATTAAACAGTAATGTTTATGATAGCAAATTTAATTTAGTAGGAAAAATTTTTGATATAATAGGAAATGTAGAAAAGCCATATGCTGTTATTAAGCCTTTAAGTGAGAACATCAATCTTAATGATATATATTTTGTGGAGATTAAAAGATTTGGGAACCGGCATTATAAGAGGTGA
- a CDS encoding helix-turn-helix transcriptional regulator, protein MPRNSDEVEKAAMETIKEHKEGVLQSELWKMMGLDSREGSRLVLRLAKKGLIKREQVIVNGRRTYRLFVTEKPIESKLLNISLSSILDIPCTTCPHIDECGLGGYYEPSTCPLIELWLKKEVKLASIRKKQLMQQAE, encoded by the coding sequence ATGCCGCGCAATTCAGATGAAGTAGAAAAGGCTGCTATGGAAACAATTAAAGAGCATAAGGAAGGGGTTTTGCAAAGCGAGCTATGGAAAATGATGGGTTTAGATAGCAGAGAGGGTTCAAGGCTTGTTTTGAGATTAGCAAAGAAAGGCTTGATAAAAAGGGAGCAAGTGATTGTTAATGGCAGAAGAACCTATAGGTTATTTGTTACAGAAAAACCTATTGAATCTAAATTATTAAACATAAGCTTATCATCGATTTTGGATATACCATGTACAACATGTCCTCATATAGATGAATGTGGGTTAGGAGGATATTATGAGCCATCGACCTGTCCATTAATAGAATTATGGTTAAAGAAAGAAGTTAAGCTTGCATCTATTAGAAAAAAACAATTAATGCAACAAGCTGAGTAG
- a CDS encoding signal recognition particle subunit SRP19/SEC65 family protein translates to MPKEDKYIIWPCYIDSAISKNNGRKISKGKAVLKPSIEEIINAAKKLGFNAVVEEKKYPRLWIDQTKRIVIPKVSKKRDLLIKISEEIIKARQKSK, encoded by the coding sequence ATGCCTAAAGAAGATAAATATATTATTTGGCCATGCTACATTGATTCAGCAATATCAAAAAATAATGGAAGAAAAATTTCCAAAGGCAAAGCTGTTTTAAAACCAAGTATTGAAGAAATTATTAATGCAGCAAAAAAGTTGGGATTTAATGCTGTTGTAGAGGAGAAAAAATACCCAAGATTATGGATTGATCAAACAAAAAGAATAGTAATACCTAAGGTCTCTAAAAAAAGAGATTTATTAATTAAAATATCAGAAGAGATCATTAAAGCAAGGCAAAAATCTAAGTAA
- a CDS encoding TIGR04053 family radical SAM/SPASM domain-containing protein yields MSHKEWPLDEKPLLIFWETTKACGLACKHCRAEAIHNPLPNELNNEEGKKLIDQISEFGKPSPILVFTGGDPLSRKDIWDLIDYANKKGVVAALSPSVTPLLNDDAIENIVNHKISSVSISLDSPYPEIHDKIRGINGTWNRSIEYIKKMVDKGIKVQINTTVMRSTVEGLPDMVSLLKKLNISVWEVFYLIPVGRAKFEEDLTKEEWEDVGAFLYEASKYGLTIRTTEGPMFRRIALLYRNLEIRNIDYNKEILHGELYYNLVRRLRENMGEPNKETKAETFRTRDGRGIVFVSYDGYIYPSGFLPYPAGNVRKQNIVDIYRNSELFKKLRSAQFKGKCGLCEFRNICGGSRARAFSYTGDPFADDPACSYNPGEYDKILGKYGLSYDDLR; encoded by the coding sequence ATGAGTCATAAAGAATGGCCATTAGATGAGAAACCTTTACTCATATTTTGGGAAACAACAAAAGCTTGTGGTCTCGCATGTAAACATTGCAGGGCCGAGGCAATTCACAATCCTTTGCCAAATGAATTAAATAATGAAGAAGGCAAAAAACTAATTGATCAAATTAGTGAATTTGGCAAGCCCTCGCCAATTCTTGTCTTTACTGGAGGAGATCCTTTATCTAGAAAAGATATTTGGGATTTAATTGATTATGCAAATAAAAAAGGAGTTGTAGCAGCTTTATCTCCTAGTGTAACTCCTTTGTTGAATGATGATGCTATAGAAAACATTGTTAATCATAAAATATCATCTGTATCAATAAGCCTTGATTCACCTTATCCTGAAATTCATGATAAAATTAGGGGAATAAATGGTACATGGAATAGAAGCATTGAATACATTAAAAAGATGGTTGATAAGGGAATCAAGGTTCAGATTAACACAACAGTTATGAGGTCTACTGTAGAAGGATTGCCTGATATGGTTTCATTGTTAAAAAAGCTTAATATAAGCGTTTGGGAAGTTTTTTATTTGATACCTGTTGGTAGGGCTAAGTTTGAAGAAGACCTCACAAAAGAAGAGTGGGAAGATGTAGGTGCTTTTTTATATGAGGCTAGCAAATATGGTTTAACAATAAGAACAACTGAGGGGCCTATGTTTAGAAGGATTGCCTTATTGTATAGAAATCTTGAGATTAGAAATATTGATTACAATAAAGAAATTCTTCATGGTGAACTTTATTATAACCTAGTTAGAAGGCTAAGAGAAAATATGGGAGAGCCTAATAAAGAAACAAAGGCTGAAACTTTTAGAACGAGGGATGGAAGAGGAATAGTATTTGTTTCTTATGACGGATATATTTATCCAAGTGGATTTTTACCATATCCTGCAGGTAATGTAAGGAAACAAAATATTGTTGATATTTATAGGAATTCCGAATTGTTTAAAAAACTAAGGTCAGCTCAATTTAAAGGAAAATGTGGTTTATGTGAATTTAGAAATATATGTGGAGGAAGCAGGGCAAGGGCATTTTCATATACTGGAGATCCTTTTGCTGATGATCCAGCATGCTCATATAATCCAGGAGAATATGATAAAATCTTGGGAAAATATGGCCTTAGTTATGATGATTTAAGGTGA
- a CDS encoding AsnC family transcriptional regulator codes for MDQIDKDILMELQYNFPLNSRPYDEIADKLGIKLNELLNRINNLKNEGIIKRIGFYYNFRSQGNEAALIAFESGENYKKLAEIAMKDPLVTHSYLRNHPIYNVWIVAKRSSHDELIKLAERMMKDSNSKSYVVLLSKRTYKLSVKFDLYNGISKAGRYALLPKNPPLLRDLGIDKDFPLSIKSLPINEKPYEYILKKYNMSEEELENSLKMLLDKGVLADPGAALDGEKLGFKENGMAVMEPDNNEESICECAASMSFSTHVVLRQSIPEGRWKHVSYAMIHATDKEKINKMVEELRKNCKPKDIMVIYSLEDLKPGVIR; via the coding sequence ATGGACCAAATAGATAAAGATATTTTAATGGAGTTGCAATATAATTTTCCATTAAATTCTAGACCGTATGATGAAATAGCTGATAAGCTAGGAATAAAATTAAATGAGTTATTAAATAGAATAAATAATCTAAAAAATGAAGGAATAATAAAAAGAATAGGATTTTATTATAATTTTAGATCCCAAGGAAATGAGGCAGCTTTAATTGCTTTTGAATCCGGTGAAAATTATAAAAAATTAGCTGAAATAGCTATGAAGGATCCATTAGTGACTCATAGCTATCTAAGAAATCACCCTATTTATAATGTTTGGATTGTTGCAAAAAGATCTAGTCATGATGAATTAATTAAGTTAGCAGAAAGAATGATGAAGGATTCAAATTCAAAGTCCTATGTTGTTTTATTATCAAAAAGGACATATAAATTAAGCGTAAAATTTGATTTATATAATGGAATTTCAAAGGCTGGCAGATATGCATTGTTACCAAAGAATCCACCTTTGCTAAGAGATTTGGGTATTGATAAAGATTTTCCATTATCAATTAAAAGCCTTCCAATAAATGAAAAGCCTTATGAATATATATTAAAGAAATACAACATGTCAGAAGAAGAACTTGAAAACTCATTGAAAATGTTATTGGATAAAGGAGTTTTAGCAGATCCTGGAGCAGCATTGGATGGAGAAAAACTTGGGTTTAAAGAAAACGGAATGGCAGTTATGGAACCAGATAATAATGAGGAATCAATATGTGAGTGTGCAGCGTCTATGAGCTTTTCTACCCATGTAGTTTTAAGACAATCAATACCAGAAGGTAGATGGAAGCATGTTAGTTATGCAATGATACATGCAACTGATAAGGAAAAAATAAATAAAATGGTGGAAGAGCTAAGGAAAAATTGCAAGCCAAAAGATATTATGGTTATCTACAGCCTAGAGGATTTAAAGCCAGGTGTAATAAGATGA